A window of the Burkholderia sp. 9120 genome harbors these coding sequences:
- the petA gene encoding ubiquinol-cytochrome c reductase iron-sulfur subunit — MRDKEDERVDGGRRTWLIATTVAGGIGGVATVVPFVSSFAPSEKAKAAGAPVEVDISNLKPGDMMTVAWRGKPVWIINRTDRMLADVQKADNEVADPHTKNPFSMPLPEYCNNEFRSRTDHKNLFVAVAVCTHLGCTPTPRFQEGAQPNLPDDWPGGFLCPCHGSTYDMAGRVFKNKPAPQNLDIPPYMFTTATSLVIGKDEKGEA; from the coding sequence ATGCGAGACAAGGAAGATGAACGCGTCGACGGCGGCCGCCGTACCTGGCTGATTGCGACGACCGTAGCAGGTGGCATAGGAGGCGTTGCCACTGTCGTACCCTTTGTTAGTTCGTTTGCACCATCTGAAAAGGCCAAGGCAGCAGGTGCCCCGGTCGAAGTCGATATCAGTAATCTCAAGCCCGGCGACATGATGACTGTTGCCTGGCGCGGTAAGCCGGTGTGGATCATCAACCGCACCGACAGAATGCTCGCCGATGTCCAGAAAGCCGATAACGAAGTAGCGGATCCCCACACCAAGAATCCTTTTTCGATGCCGTTGCCGGAGTACTGCAACAACGAATTCCGTTCACGCACCGATCACAAGAACCTTTTTGTCGCCGTCGCCGTGTGCACCCATCTGGGCTGCACGCCGACACCGCGCTTCCAGGAGGGCGCGCAGCCCAATCTGCCGGACGACTGGCCGGGCGGCTTTTTGTGCCCTTGCCACGGCTCGACCTACGACATGGCCGGCCGCGTCTTCAAGAACAAACCTGCGCCGCAGAACCTCGACATCCCGCCCTACATGTTCACTACGGCCACCAGCCTCGTGATCGGCAAGGACGAGAAAGGAGAAGCGTAA
- a CDS encoding cytochrome bc complex cytochrome b subunit, whose translation MAIEHEVETTGLVGWIDRRFPLTSTWKKHVSEYYAPKNFNFWYFFGSLALLVLVNQIVTGIFLTMNYKPDATLAFSSVEYIMREVPWGWLIRYMHSTGASMFFVVVYLHMFRGLMYGSYRKPRELVWVFGCAIFLCLMAEAFFGYLLPWGQMSFWGAQVIVNLFSAIPFIGPDLSLWIRGDYVVSDVTLNRFFAFHVIAIPLVLIGLVVAHLVALHEVGSNNPDGIEIKAKKGPDGIPLDGIPFHPYYSVHDFMGVSVFLFIFAAIIFFAPEMGGYFLEANNFIPANPLQTPQEIAPVWYFTAFYAMLRATTDQFKYVLMVAIAALGLLALVRAHGKWKLGLPVLAVLVVLAMAFTESKFWGVVVMGGAVISLFFLPWLDRSPVKSIRYRPFFHKVFYGIFVVVFLTLGFLGTKPPSPVSTLIAQICALIYFAFFLGMPFWTRLGTFKQPPERVRFKPH comes from the coding sequence ATGGCGATCGAACACGAAGTAGAGACGACCGGGCTGGTCGGCTGGATCGACCGGCGCTTTCCGCTGACCTCCACCTGGAAAAAGCACGTTTCCGAGTACTACGCGCCGAAGAATTTCAACTTCTGGTACTTCTTCGGGTCGCTCGCGCTGCTGGTGCTGGTCAATCAGATCGTCACCGGCATCTTCCTCACCATGAACTACAAGCCCGACGCGACGCTCGCGTTCTCGTCGGTCGAGTACATCATGCGCGAGGTGCCGTGGGGCTGGCTGATCCGCTATATGCACTCGACGGGCGCGTCGATGTTCTTCGTCGTCGTGTATCTGCATATGTTCCGCGGGCTGATGTACGGCTCGTACCGCAAGCCGCGCGAACTGGTGTGGGTGTTCGGCTGCGCGATCTTTCTGTGCCTGATGGCCGAGGCGTTCTTCGGCTACCTGCTGCCGTGGGGACAGATGTCGTTCTGGGGCGCGCAGGTGATCGTGAACCTGTTCTCGGCGATTCCGTTCATCGGCCCCGATCTGTCGCTGTGGATTCGCGGTGACTATGTGGTCTCGGACGTCACGCTGAACCGCTTCTTCGCGTTTCACGTGATCGCGATTCCGCTAGTGCTGATCGGGCTGGTGGTCGCGCATCTGGTGGCGCTGCACGAAGTGGGGTCGAACAACCCGGACGGCATCGAGATCAAGGCGAAGAAGGGTCCGGACGGCATTCCGCTCGACGGCATTCCGTTCCACCCGTACTACTCGGTGCACGATTTCATGGGCGTGTCGGTGTTCCTGTTTATTTTCGCCGCGATCATCTTCTTCGCGCCGGAAATGGGCGGGTATTTCCTGGAAGCGAATAACTTCATTCCGGCTAATCCGCTGCAAACGCCGCAGGAAATTGCGCCAGTGTGGTACTTCACCGCGTTCTATGCGATGTTGCGCGCCACCACGGATCAGTTCAAGTATGTGCTGATGGTCGCGATCGCGGCGCTTGGCCTGCTTGCGCTGGTGCGCGCGCACGGCAAGTGGAAGCTCGGCTTGCCGGTGCTCGCGGTGCTGGTGGTGCTGGCCATGGCCTTCACCGAATCGAAGTTCTGGGGCGTGGTGGTGATGGGCGGCGCGGTGATCTCGCTGTTTTTCCTGCCGTGGCTCGACCGCTCGCCGGTCAAGTCGATCCGCTACCGGCCGTTTTTTCACAAGGTGTTCTACGGGATCTTCGTAGTCGTTTTCCTGACGCTGGGCTTCCTCGGTACGAAACCACCGTCGCCGGTTTCCACGCTGATTGCCCAGATCTGCGCGCTGATCTATTTCGCGTTTTTCCTCGGTATGCCGTTCTGGACGCGGCTTGGCACGTTCAAGCAGCCACCCGAACGGGTGCGGTTCAAGCCTCACTAA
- a CDS encoding cytochrome c1 — protein sequence MKKLLTKCALIGATLLAVLGTPVHADENFPLDRAPDNAENFASLQHGAQLFVNYCLNCHSANLMRYNRLTDLGITPAEIQSNLLFTTDKVGNTMTVAMRPDDAKVWFGAAPPDLSVEARARGKDWLYTYLRSFYRDDTRPTGWNNLVYENVSMPHVLWQLQGQRTAKFGDETDERTGETVHKFVGYQQVTPGTMSPVDYDSAVADLVSYLSWMSEPTQKTRKQLGVWVLMFLGVLSFFAWRLNAAYWKHIK from the coding sequence ATGAAAAAACTGCTTACGAAGTGCGCGCTGATCGGCGCGACACTGCTCGCGGTGCTGGGTACGCCGGTGCACGCGGACGAGAATTTCCCACTCGACCGCGCGCCCGATAACGCGGAGAATTTCGCTTCTTTGCAGCACGGCGCGCAATTGTTTGTAAACTACTGCCTGAATTGCCACAGCGCGAACCTGATGCGCTACAACCGGCTGACCGACCTCGGCATCACGCCGGCGGAAATTCAGTCGAACCTGTTGTTCACTACCGACAAGGTCGGCAACACCATGACCGTGGCAATGCGCCCGGACGACGCGAAAGTGTGGTTCGGCGCGGCGCCGCCAGATTTGTCGGTAGAAGCGCGGGCGCGCGGCAAGGACTGGCTGTACACGTATCTGCGCAGTTTTTATCGCGACGATACGCGGCCGACCGGCTGGAACAATCTGGTGTATGAAAACGTGAGCATGCCGCATGTGCTGTGGCAGCTTCAGGGGCAACGTACCGCGAAGTTCGGTGACGAAACCGACGAAAGAACTGGCGAGACGGTACACAAATTTGTCGGCTACCAGCAGGTCACTCCGGGGACGATGTCGCCGGTAGATTATGATTCTGCTGTGGCCGACCTCGTGTCGTACCTGTCATGGATGTCCGAACCGACGCAGAAAACCCGCAAACAGCTTGGCGTGTGGGTACTGATGTTCCTCGGCGTCCTGAGCTTTTTCGCCTGGCGACTGAACGCCGCGTACTGGAAACATATCAAATAA
- a CDS encoding glutathione S-transferase N-terminal domain-containing protein, with the protein MMVLYSGTTSPFCQRCRLVLFEKGMDFEIRDVDLFNKPEDIAVMNPYGQVPILVERDLILYESNIINEYIDERFPHPQLMPADPVQRARARLFLLNFEKELFVHVGTLENEKGKAAEKNHEKARLAIRDRLTQLAPIFLKNKYMLGEEFSMLDVAIAPLLWRLDHYGIELSKNAAPLMKYAERIFSRPAYIEALTPSEKVMRR; encoded by the coding sequence ATGATGGTTCTGTATTCCGGCACAACTAGCCCGTTCTGCCAGCGCTGCCGGCTGGTGTTGTTCGAAAAGGGCATGGACTTCGAAATCCGCGACGTCGACCTGTTTAACAAGCCGGAAGACATCGCCGTGATGAATCCGTATGGTCAAGTGCCGATTCTCGTCGAACGGGACCTGATTCTGTACGAATCGAACATCATCAACGAGTACATCGACGAGCGCTTCCCGCACCCGCAACTGATGCCGGCCGATCCGGTTCAGCGCGCGCGCGCCCGTCTGTTCCTGCTGAACTTCGAAAAGGAACTGTTCGTTCACGTCGGCACGCTCGAAAACGAAAAGGGCAAGGCCGCCGAGAAGAATCACGAAAAGGCTCGCCTCGCGATCCGCGATCGCCTGACGCAGCTCGCACCGATCTTCCTGAAGAACAAGTACATGCTCGGCGAAGAGTTCTCGATGCTCGACGTCGCGATCGCGCCGCTGCTGTGGCGTCTGGACCACTACGGCATCGAACTGTCGAAGAACGCCGCACCGCTGATGAAGTACGCCGAGCGCATTTTCAGCCGCCCGGCTTATATCGAAGCGCTGACGCCGTCGGAAAAGGTGATGCGTCGTTGA
- a CDS encoding ClpXP protease specificity-enhancing factor: MQEISTKPYLLRALYEWCTDNGYTPHIAVRVDNQTRVPRQFVRDNEIVLNISFEATSQLQMGNEWIEFSARFSGKSHKIEVPIANILAIYARENGQGMAFPVESAGGEAQDSGADAELADETEAPAAPRAVETSAADAAAKAEAATDGPQPDDDGSKGGGRARLKIVK, translated from the coding sequence ATGCAAGAGATTTCCACCAAGCCCTATCTGCTGCGCGCGTTGTACGAGTGGTGCACGGATAACGGCTATACGCCGCACATCGCGGTCCGGGTCGACAATCAGACGCGCGTGCCGCGTCAGTTTGTGCGTGACAACGAGATTGTATTGAACATCAGCTTCGAGGCGACCAGCCAGCTGCAGATGGGCAACGAATGGATCGAGTTCAGCGCACGCTTCTCCGGCAAGTCGCACAAGATCGAGGTGCCGATCGCCAATATTCTCGCGATCTACGCGCGCGAAAACGGTCAGGGCATGGCGTTTCCGGTCGAGTCGGCAGGCGGTGAAGCGCAGGATTCGGGTGCGGACGCGGAACTGGCGGACGAAACCGAAGCGCCGGCCGCGCCGCGCGCAGTCGAGACTTCGGCTGCCGACGCAGCCGCCAAAGCCGAGGCCGCAACGGACGGCCCACAGCCGGACGACGATGGTTCAAAAGGTGGCGGAAGGGCTCGCCTCAAGATCGTAAAATGA